Part of the Triticum urartu cultivar G1812 chromosome 2, Tu2.1, whole genome shotgun sequence genome, GTATCTCTTACCGTGGATCATATTAGGAACTATGACCATGATCATATACCATTCCTTACTAAAGAAAAAAAAAAGTAGGTAATGTATATAAGAACAATGACTTCTCTATTTTTTTTTTACAATGACTTGTCCTAAAACTATACTGTATTTACAATTACCATTGGAAAAAGAATGATTCCTCCTAATAAGATACAAGTATTTACAAGGACTCTCGGAAAAAAAATGACTGCTACGTTATGAAAACAAAAGGCTGTAACCTAGACTGCCTAGATCGAAAAGATGGAATCAACAAGATCTGAGACCGCCGTCCTCTGTCGCTTTGCCGGCGTGCGCGGCAGCGCATCCACGGTGTACGGACTTCCTTTGCTCTTGGCGCAGGTGCGGCTCCCAGCGTTGCAGACGGGGTAGTCCGACGGGCAGCAGGTGCCCCGGTCCCTGCAACAGGTGGCGCCCTCGGCCGGGCAGCATCCCCACGCAAGGCACACGTTCCTCACGCCGTACGTGCAGCAGCACGTGCTCCCCGCCGGGCACGAGCTGTAGCGGTCGCACTTCCCCTCCGGCGCCGGTGGTGCCGGCTTCGGGTTGGGCCCGTTCTTGACGGGGTAGGACGCGAACATGGCGATGCCGCACTTGCCGGAGCTCGCTGTCACGTTGCGCTCCATCCGGATGTAGCCGCCCTCGCCCCAGCCCGGACCCCACGAGTTGCGCACGAGCCAGAAGTCCTTGCCGCCGTCCGCCTCCGTGCCGTAGCCCACGGCCAGAACGGCGTGGTCTAGCTCCGTGCCGCACCGGCCCGTGAAGACCCCGGACTCGTAGAGCTGGAACTCACGCCCGCCCGCCTCGATGGCGACGCTCACCGGCTGGTGCGCCACGGCCTTCATCAGCGACGCCTCGTCGTCGGCGGGCACGTCCTCGAAGCCGTCGATGGAGACGACCTTGCGGGCCTTCTTGGCGAGGTCGCACTTGCCCTCCTTGGCGGTGTAGGGGTAGTCCTCCTCGGTGTCGATGCCGCCGTTCCGGACGATGAAGTCGAAGGCGTCGTCCATGATGCCGCCGTTGCACCCGCTGTTCTGCCCGTTGCGCGAGCAGTCCACGAGCTCCTGTTCCGACAGCTTCACGAGCTTCCCGGTGACGATCTTGTTGACGCCTTCCACCGCGGCGACCGTGGAGAACGCCCAGCAGCTGCCGCAATGGCCCTGGTTCTTGACGGGCGCGACCGCGCCCTTCTCCCTCCAGTCCACGGACTCCGGCAGCACGTCCTCGGCATGGTACCTGTAGCGATCGCCGACGGCGTTGCGGGCCCTGCCAGCGGCGCCGGCGCCGAGGTAGGCGGCGCGGAACTCGGCGTTGGTGAGGTCGGCGAAGCGGTTCATCCCGAGGCGGAACCCGCCGCGCTGCGCAGCACGAGCGTTGTGCGCTTCGACGAAGTCGAGGTTGTCCCGGAACGCGCGGAGCCGACGGACGTACTCGGCGAGCGCGGTGTACGAGCGGCCGTGCCGCGCCAGCCACGCGTCGAACATCGCCCGCACATCAGCCTCCGTCCGCCGCGTCAGCCCCCGCGCACCATGCTCAGCTGCTTCGTCGAGGTGGGCGGCGGCTGCAGGCGAGGAGGCGGCGAAGATGACGAGGAGCACCAAGGCGACCGCTGCCGCGGCCGCTCCGCGACCTGCCATGGCTGCCGCGGCGCTCGTCTTAGGTTTCGATCGATCGACTTATGGTTTTGGAGTGTCGGCTGGTGATTATATACTGGTCTGGCCGTACGGTCTGGAGTCGTGATCGTGTTCTGATTGACGTGTGCGAGGCCGACACGGCAGGGAGGTAGTTTGGCGCGCAAGTCGATTCGACCTCAGATCCAACGGTGTAACCCGATTACAACTTTGACGTAGTACGATAGCTGTTTTTGATTCAGATCGGACGGCCGTGGCGTGCACTGGTCGGAAGTCCCAACTAGTATGCCGTACGAGACCAACTGCGGTCGGAGTATCACCATGTACCGCGTAGTATCGCGAACTAGCAGCCGGAGAATGTCTTTGGTTCCTGTAATCGGGTTACAACGTAACTAGAAAATGTTACACTTGCATTTGTTTCAGGTGGCCCGTAAATTTATCTATTTTTTACAACAAGTGGCCCGTGATAATTGGTTTACATGTAATCATTTTTTTGGAACAGTGTTGCTGATCTCAGCCGACTTAGACTTAAGACATAGTTAAGTCTAAAGTCGATGCAATATCGGTGAGATCTTGTATGTAGATTCATGCAAAATTTCCTTTTTTTTTAACTTTTTTTCTTTCTTATTTATTATATCACTTGATTGAGATTTGGTTAAGTCTTAATCAACTGAGACCTAGCCAGACTTTTATTGGAAAGCCTTCTACGGTTGTTTTATTTTGTACAGCTGAAGATTAATCCTTGCTCATCTAGCCAGTTCATGAGCAATGCAATGCACAAACTTTACCCACTTATTATTCGGCGTCCTCTGCGCCACTTATAGGCAAAATGAAACTGACGCACACCCCTAGCATACATAGCCTTACTGTAACTGGTTCAGCCGATCAGGGCAATGCTTTTATACATCAGTTTGTTTTCCTTTCTACATTCGTTTATCTGGACTTTTTCACTggtttttttgttctttttttttactttttccTTTTCATTATTTTTTAAACATTTCTAAACTCGTGATCTTTTCCACAATTAATGAACTTCTTCAAATCCGTGAACTTTATCAAACTTGTTGAAAATTTTCAAATCTATGAAGTTTTTTctaaattcatgattttttttaatttgtgaGCTTTTCTTCAAATTCATAAAAAAATCCAATtgtatgattttttttaaaattcacGAACTTTTGTTAAAATTCGTGGACTTTTCCCAAATTCACACACATTTTTCAATTTTGCAAAAAATTTAAATCTGTGATTTGTTTTGCAAGATTATCAATTTTTTTAGATATGTGAAAATTTCCAAATTCAGGATTTTTATTCAAATatgtgattttttttcaaacatgtgaacttttttcaaattcgagaatATCTTTGAAATTAGTGATTTTTTTCGACTTTGTGAACCTTCTTAAATTCGTGatctttttaaaaaaaattgaacaTTTTTAAAGTTCATGAACAATTTTCAAATTCACAAACATGCTTCACATTCACAAACTTTCTccaaattcatgatttttttctagaaatTTATGTTTTTTAATGGAACTTGTTTACAATTCcataaaaaatttaaaaatatgTCAAATTATTCTACTTAAGAGATGAAAAGTAATTTTCCTGAGACAGTTCAGCGGTAGCCGTAGTACAAGGTGATAAAAACACAAAGTTGAGAAGGAAGAATGAGAGGACCGAGTAGCGAGCAAGCATGCCAATGGGCCACCGCCGGCAAGCGTTCGGTGTGGGCGCCAGCTAACCACCTAATGCTTGAGGCGCTGAGGAGGAGGTCTCCTAACTCTTTACATATATGAATACAACCATGCTAAGGAGGAGGAGGTCTCCTAACTCTTTACATATCTCAATACAACCATCGATGGTTGGAGCCACAATAGAAGTACATTTGTTCATACGACCCACCAGTTGCAGACAGTCATGCTGAACAATTAGCTAACAGTTTTCCAATCTATGAAGAAACATACAGCATCGCCACAGCGCCAAGGCCTCCGTAGTTTGAGCTTCAACCGCCGGTCTGATGAAGAAGTTCTCTACCGCCAAGAGGGCACCGGTATCATCTCAAAATAGCAaaaaaaaaactgggctatggTGCGACCATTGAATATCAGCCGCCGTTGCGCTGGGTGGCGGCCTTCTCTTCAGCCTTCCTCGATGGTAGGTAGTATTTTGTTAAGATAGCTTCCTCATGTTGGCTATGAAGAGATAGTCATTTGAAGCTTTTTAGGCAGCCCAAAAGGTATGCAAAAGCCTACTACCCATTAGGGTTGTGACCTAAGGTCATTTTAGAGTTTGCACATGAGGGAAGGTGGATGTTCTACCCTCCCATCCAGCGGCCACCACCAGGAGTGACGAAGATAATATCAACCTTCGTTGtagaagagagagagggagagagagagagagagcagggcCGGCTCAAGGATTTCGAAGGCCCCTGGGCGAACTTCACTAATGGGCCCAACAAAGAATTTTTTTTGGTCGATACACGAACAAATACATATATTATAATGTCATAAAGATTAGTAAATTTTCATTAGAATCAAATATCTGATATTTTTTCTTGCCTTTGTTCGAACTCAAGTATCATAGAAGCTACAATTCACACAAGAATATAGAAATAGCATGCTAGCAAACCTCTAGTAATCATGAGAAGCGAGACTTCCGTGCATTTTTTGACGCAAAATCATCAATGGCAATGTCAAGATCAATACTGTCCAACATATTCTTCTCGATGCAGCACATGGCCAAACCATTCAGTCTATCTTGGGACATTGTTGACCTTAAATAATTTTTCAGTAACTTCAATTTTGAGAAACTCCTTTCAGCCGATGCAACAGTGACCGGTACACAGTCAAGAGGATACGATAAGCAATTGAGACATTTGGATAACAATCCGCAGCTCTAACAAACTCAAATATCTGATCTGCTGACATGAGTGTGTTTGGCAATGTCATCTGCAATACTTTTAGCTCAGAAACAAAATCATCTAAATCAACATCTGCTGACTTACCATGAGTGAAAGTGTTGACAAAGTTAGTGCAACAATTTCTTAGATCATTATCACCCAACAACTTCAATTCTTTTGAGTTGAACAAGAATCCAAATATGCTCCCAAATGACTTCAGTTCCTCAAATCTACTAGTCAAGGAAGCAAATGCAACATCAATCATCACCAGAAAGTATTTAACTCTAAATGATTCCACCTCAATTTCTTGCGCTTCTTGATTCTGGTCATTTTCTTCATTGCCATTCATTTCATCAAATTGTCTTTTTCTGGTAATACGCCGCTTTACAGGAAATAAAGGCTGTACACCCATGTCGATTGCAATAGATCTCGCAATATCCAAGCTAGTAGCAAAGCCTTCTTTTCTATACTTCTCAAAATATGAGATGGCACCTTCAATCTGTTTAAGAGTAACATCAATACACACGAATTTAGACTGCAATTTCTTACTCACCATGTTTACAGTGAACAAAACATCATGCCAGATGACCATGCCCAGTATAAATTCAAATTTCTCAAGTGCATTAGCCAAAGATTTTGCGTCGCTCTTAGTCTTGGCGTCATCAGTAGAAGTTCTCTTCAATTCCAATAAAGCTTTTCTTAACTCAGGTGCTTGATATCTGATAGCATGAACACTCTTTATTTGACTCTCCCATCGAGTGTTACACAAAGACTTAACTGTCATTTTTGGAACATGATCAAGCAATAGCTGCCATCTTTTAGTAGAGCTTGAAAACAATATGTAAATTCTTTGCACAACACCAAAGAAAGTTATAGCTTTACCGCAAGATTTTGCCATATCACTGAGAGTAAGATTCAGGCTATGACAAGCACACGGCATGTACAATGCTCTTGGATTAGTTGCAAGCAATCTGCTCTGTACCCCTTGGTTTTTTCCCTTCATGTTCGAACCATTGTCATACCCTTGTCCACGAACATCCTGAACATTCAAACCAACAGATTCAAGTGTATCTATTAACACATTATAAAGTCCAAGTCCCGATGTATCATCCACCTTCATGAACTCTAGAAAAAACTCCTCTATTTTTGTACTGGCACTTGACATGTTTACACATCTCACAATTAGAGTCATTTGTTCTTGATGGCTCACATCAGGGGTACAGTCTAAAATGACAGAGAAGTACCTTGCATCCTTAATTATCTTCAAGAGAGAACCTTTAACACCGCAAGCAAGACAGGAAATTAACTCGTTCTGAATATTATGGCCAAGATAATGATGATGGATTTCATTATTCTGAATGCGCCGAAGATGCTCTTGCATTACAGGATCAAATTCTGCCATCATTTCAATTACTCCCAAAAAGTTCCCATTGTTATCTTGATATAATTTCTCATTTGCTCCTCGAAAAGCCAAATTATGTTTAGCAAGAAATTTCACAGCAGCAACAATTCTAATTAAAACTTGTCTCCATCGCTTCTTCTCCCTTGCAATCTCTTCTTGCAAATCTCTATCAATTGTTTCCTTCTTACTTAGCCTCAACCTTACCTCATTCCAAGTATTCGTGTTAGTGATATGCTCAGCACCATTCTCATGTAATTTGAGCTTTTCACTAAGATGTTTCCAATCCATCAATCCCTTAGATGCTAGCAAACTTTtgctgttttcatatttgaacaATTTACAGCAAAAACAATAAACTTTATTCACATGTTTAGAGTACACTAACCACCTCCGATCACTGGCCtcgccattgttggggaacgtagtaatttcaaaaaaattcctacgcacacgcaagatcatggtgatgcatagcaacgagaggggagagtgttgtctacgtaccctcgtataccgaagcggaagcgttgacgcaacgtagaggaagtagtcgtacgtcttcctgatccgaccgatccaagcaccgttactccggcacctccgagttcttagcacacgtacagctcgatgacgctccccggactccgatccagcaaagcttcggggatgagttccgtcagcacaacggcgtggtgacgatgatgatgttctaccgacgcagggcttcgcctaagcactacaacgatatgaccgaggtggaatatggtggaggggggcaccgcacacggctaaggaacgatcacgaggatcaacttgtgtgtcctagggtgcccccctatataaaggagcaagggggaggccggccggccctatggggcgcgccaaagggagggggagtcctcctcctagtgggagtaggactcccctttcctagtccaactagaaaacaagagggggaaggaaagatagggagagggagagggaaagaggggccgcgccccccctccctagtccaattcggactccccatgaggggggggggcgccacctcctgggctgctgccctctctctcccctcaggcccaataaggcccattacttccccggggggttccggtaacccctccggcactccggttttatccgaaatcacccggaacactttcggtgtccgaatatagtcgtccaatatatcgatctttatgtctcgaccatttcgagactcctcgtcatgtccgtgatcacatccgggactccgaactaacttcggtacattaaaatgcataaactcataataactgtcatcgtaacgttaagcgtgcggaccctacggttcgagaacaatgtagacatgactgagacaaatctccggtcaataaccaacagcgggacctggatgcccatattggctcctacatattctacgaagatctttatcggtcagaccgcataacaacatacgttgttccctttgtcatcggtatgttacttgcccgagattcgatcgtcggtatccaatacctagttcaatctcgttaccggcaagtctctttactcgttctgtaatgcatcatcccgcaaccaactcattagttgcaatgcttgcaaggcttatgtgatgtgcattaccgagagggcctagagatacctctccgacaatcggagtgacaaatcctaatctcgaaatacgccaacccaacatgtacctttggagacacctgtagagcacctttataatcacccatttacgttgtgacgtttggtagcacacaaagtgttcctccgacaaacgggagttgcataatctcatagtcataggaacatgtataagtcatgaagaaagcaataacaacatactaaacgatcgggtgttaagctaatggaatgggtcatgtcaatcagatcattcagctaatgatgtgatctcgttaatcaaataacaactctttgtttatggttagaaaacataaccatctttgattaacgagctagtcaagtagaggcatactagtgacactctgtttgtctatgtattcacacatgtattatgtttccggttaatacaattctagcatgaataataaacatttatcatgatataaggaaataaataataactttattattgcctctagggcatatttccttcagccatTCCTTAGTTGTCTTGAGTAGTACGCATATGAAAAATGCCTGCCTTTCTTATCCATGGGAAACACAAGATTATACTCCCTTGTAGGTCCTTTTTCAATGAGAATATCTCTTGATTTATTGTCAAGAATATTCCAAGTTCTAGGATCataaatatcaaaagaagaaGCTTGCTCATCTATGTTTCCATGGCCACTAAAATTTCCGATGTTCTGATTGGCATCAACATCGGCAC contains:
- the LOC125534456 gene encoding cysteine protease 1-like yields the protein MAGRGAAAAAVALVLLVIFAASSPAAAAHLDEAAEHGARGLTRRTEADVRAMFDAWLARHGRSYTALAEYVRRLRAFRDNLDFVEAHNARAAQRGGFRLGMNRFADLTNAEFRAAYLGAGAAGRARNAVGDRYRYHAEDVLPESVDWREKGAVAPVKNQGHCGSCWAFSTVAAVEGVNKIVTGKLVKLSEQELVDCSRNGQNSGCNGGIMDDAFDFIVRNGGIDTEEDYPYTAKEGKCDLAKKARKVVSIDGFEDVPADDEASLMKAVAHQPVSVAIEAGGREFQLYESGVFTGRCGTELDHAVLAVGYGTEADGGKDFWLVRNSWGPGWGEGGYIRMERNVTASSGKCGIAMFASYPVKNGPNPKPAPPAPEGKCDRYSSCPAGSTCCCTYGVRNVCLAWGCCPAEGATCCRDRGTCCPSDYPVCNAGSRTCAKSKGSPYTVDALPRTPAKRQRTAVSDLVDSIFSI